GCCCCCGGGGGCGCCTACGAAACGATCTATGAGACGGCGCCCACTGCGGCCATTGCCGAAGGAGTAAGGACGACGGTGAAATACATCTTGGACACACAGCAAGAGGCGAACTACAGAAGATTTAGATCAAGGGAGACCAGGGACGAGGACACCGTACAGTTATCCTTGGACAGGACACTCGACATGAATCTCAAGAAGTCTGGCTTCGGCCCAGCCATCCATTCGGCGTCTCGCGCAGGGCATAAGGAGGTCGTGGACGAACTGATATCGTCAAGGCTACTAGACGTGAACAGCGAAGGAGGTCGATACGGCAGTTGTCTGCAAGCAGCTGCAGTGTCCGGGAGTGTTTCCATTGCAGCTACGTTACTCAAGGCCGGCGCCGACGTGAATAGCCAGAATGGAACTTACGGGACGCCTCTCGCTGCAGCATGCCGTCGGTCCCATTACAGCCTTGCGGAATTCCTAGTTGGTAACGGGGCTGGGGTCAACATTGAAGCTGGGGCTTACGGTACGCCCCTCCAGGCCGCTGCTCGCTCGGGAAACTGTGACATTGTGAGGTTGCTTTTGGATAACGGTGCCAACCCAAACCTGGTGGCAGGCATGTATGCTACACCTCTGCAGGCTGCGGCACGCGACGGCTTCTTGGAAATTATCAAACTATGCCTGGATAGAGGCGCGGACACAAATATCGAAGGCGGTTCATTCGGCACAGCGCTGCAGGCTGCATCTGGTGCTGGCCATCTGGACGCAGTGAAACCGCTACTGGAAAATGGGGCCCAGGTTGGAAATGCATTGCAAGTCGCGTGTCTTGGAGGGCATCGTGATGTGGTGGAATGCCTCCTCACGCATGGTGCGAATATAGAGAGCGATGCCAGGGGCTTCCGTACCCCAATCGAGGCGGCAGCAGCTGGGAACCACCTCGATTTGCTATCGTTCCTCGTTCAGAAGAGTGAAGGTCTCGAATACCCAAGGCAGGCTTTGAATGCTGCCCTCGAGCGAGCTGCAGAGAGTGGGGATGAACCATTGACCAGAACCTTGCTGGAGCGCGGCGCAGATCCACAAAACGGCATGGAGTACGGAATGTCGCATCTGTGCAACATGCTGAGTGAGACTAAAGGCAGAGCAAATTCCCGCGCTTTGTACCAGTGTCCGCTAGAGCGTGCTGCGAGGAATGGACACGAAAGCGTattccagctgctgctgagcagGGTCAATCGGTCGAACTCCTGCCCCGAAATACCATCTGCATTGGAGTCTGCAGCTGAATACGGACATATCAACATCGTTCAGATACTCCTACATGACGAAATTGGTCCGGAAGACCAGAGTGATGCCCTATCTGCCGCAACGAGAGGCGGCCACGACAACATAGTGCGGCTTCTGGTGGGGAGTGGTGCTAGGGCCACCCCTGACACAGTAATAGCAGCCTGCAGACAGGGCAATCCAGAGATCTTGAATTTTCTTTTGACTGAAGCAGAGAGCTACTTGAGTGCGGAAACAACTGGGCCGGCTTTATTGCATGCGGCACTCCAAGGGAATTGTGACATGGTGGAGATATTGATCCAGTATGGCACAGATGTTAATGCGCTGACCAACTATTCTGACTTCGAACCGTATATCTATCACGGCTCTCTGAAGTCTCCATCGCGGTCTCCGggggttgatgctgctgcttctgacCATGACAGCCCTAGTCTGCGCGAGGAGCGTGAGGACATCAGCCAAGGGGAATCTGACTCCGAGTCCGCCGACAATTTCTCTACTGATCATCTATCGGATTCCTCTTCTGAGATATCGAACACTGAGGGGCTCGAGCATCAAGGGGCCAGTAATGAAGATATAAACGATGATTTCGCCAATCAAGAAACCAAcacagagtcagagtcagtTGACGATGGAGACGCCGAGGACTCAGACGCTTCGGCGAGCTCTTTTGACTCTGTTGGCTATTTCGTTCCTACCGAAAAATCGCAGTATCGGAAACCTGGTTCGCGGCTGGGGATTACTGCATTGCATGGTGCTATTTTCGCTGGGCACGAACCAGTTGCCAGAATCCTCCTCGAGCATAACGCCAGTTTTACAGTGAAGGGGCTACGAGTGCCCTTTGTATTGCAGATGGCCGCACTATTTGGCCGCGTCAGCATCGTCAAGACACTGGTAGATATGCGAGCTGGCGTTAATGAAGTATCTGGCAGATACGGCACTGCACTTCAGGCCGCTGCCTTTGGGGGCTCCAAAGAGGTCGTACGAATTTTGCTAGAAAGCAATGCCGACGTCAACCAGGAGAGCGGCAGGTTTGGAACTGCGCTacaagcagcagcgtcgcAGCGTCATGAAGCAGTTGTCCAGCATCTTCTGGACGCTGGAGCAGATGTCCAGAGGGAGGGAGGAACCCCCAAGACTAATCTAAGtgagagggaaaggaggctAGGGCTGGCCAGTATCCATACTCTGTTCGAACGGCAACCGTTACGCTGGCAAAATGGACTGTTTGGAACGTCATTGCAAGCAGCAGCCAACGCTGGCAGTGTCGAGATTGtgcggctgttgctggatCGCGGTGCAGATATTGGCGTCACGGACGTATACGGCCAGACGCCGCTGCATCATGCGGCATGCCAGGGCCATGAAGCTGTGGTGGCGCTGCTTCTGCAAAGAGGGGCCAATCCAAACAGCGAAGACCGCCAGGGACGCAGCTCGATCATCATGGCTGCCAGCAATGGGTGGAAGTCGGTACTCGCGCGGCTTGGTGGAGCGGGTGCCAGCCCTATATCAACCAACAAGGCCTGCTCTCCAGCCCTGCACCATGCTGCGTCTAACGGCCATGTGACAgttctggagcagctgcttgCACAGGGCTACGATATTGACCTGAAGAACCGGCGGGGCGAGACTCCATTGATGATGGCAGCAGAAAAGGGGCGCACGTCCGCGGTGCGCTTTCTGCTCGACAAGGGCAGCGACTTCAAACGGAGAGACGACAATGGAGATACGGCCATCGAAAGGGCAGTTCTCGAGGCTCGTAGCGCGGTTGTTAGGCTTTTTCTCGCGCGAGGGCTGGACCCAAACGAAAGGGACGACGACGGCCCATGCCTCCTCCATATTGCCACATCTAACATTTATGATGACCGGAGATTCTTCCGACCGGGGAGCGCTGAGCTCCAGGTTCTTTATGCCCTCGCAAACCATCCAGGTATTCAACTTGAGCTGCGCGATGGCGAAGGCGCAACTGCCTTGCATCGCGCGGCTGGCATGTGGAACCCATGGATGCTGGCAATTCTGGTGGACAGCGGTGCCGATATCGAAGCTCGAGATGCAGAGGGCCTGACTCCTCTACACTATTGTGCATGCAGTCCGCGCCagactcctccaactcccattGCGGCGCTTCAATATCTGGTTAGCAAAGGGGCAGATATAAACGCAAGATCCAACAATGGCGAGAACGTGCGGATGCGGGCGCGCCGATGTCTGGGTGATAGCCGTCTAGATGAAAAGACAGACCAATATCTTGCTGGCTTGGGGCTGCAACGTCCCAGCGATGAGGCTGATAGCTCAGAGGATGAAaggagctcctccagcgccgcctcgGTATCTGGAACTCCGCGACGGTTTAGCGACAGTGCCATCATATCGAGGGGTGCCGCAGCATTACAGAGAGCAGCGATGATGAATATCAAGACTCTGTTGAATTCCTGAGCAAGGGGACAGATTGGGGGCTGGACATTTATATGATAGAGAATAGACTGAACTATAGAATAAGACACTGACACAAAACCCTAAACACGATTATCCTCAACATGAATAACCTTCAACTCGttaccatcatcatcccgaTTAGATCTCCCAAGTAACCCAACCTGCAAATCTCCCGAGCCTGCGCGCTCCGCATCCTCAGGAAAAATATAATTCAGCACATCAGGATGGTGCCCGGTCACAACCCAGCCAGACACAGGGTCCCCGTCCAGCACAATACACTCGAAGTCGGCAGACGGAGTCGCAACATGGACAGGGCCCCATTTTGACAGGAGCTCTGTTGCTTGTGTGGCCAGGTCGCCGGCGGGCTCCATGATGATGACGCAAGTTCCGTGCTCGAATAGCACCCAGCTTTTTTTGTCGTTGTCTAGGATGTCTCGCCAGATGGCGGCAAGGTCTTCTGGTTTAGGCTCCGCTGAAGGCATTGTGGTCTGGCTGGTCTCGTTAATGGATGAGGGGCGACAGTGCTGCAAGACTCACTGCGTTTGGCACTGTGTTTGAAGCTTTCGCTGCTGTTTATTTGGCGTTGTTCTCCTTTATATCAGTTGCGGCTCTTGCGCTTTGACGAGTGGTGTCCTGCAGAAGATAGAAgatgagaatggagataCGGCTGTTAGGATGGGACGGGCCAGCTTAAATACGAAGAACGCTATGTTATCTGACTAATGAGGATCTGCGTGGTGATAAGTTAGTCACCTAGTTAAGAGTCTTGTTGCCTAGTACTCTATACGAGGTTGTATATTGAACTGTTATTCAACACTCGCTGTATTCCACCAACGCCAGCAACTCCTTCTGGATACCAGACCAAGCACCAGCTCGAGTATTACATGCTAACCACCAGTCCCCGTTTGCGTTCTTCCCAAGCACCCTGAGAAAATTCCTCGTCGGATACCCCGAACAATAATAGGCATCGTTGACGAAAGACGGTCTTCCGCGAATATGGGAGCCGTCTTGACCCTGCCGACCAAGCGCAGCAGAAAAGTCTGCTTCGAAATAACGGCCTTTGTGGTGGTTCGAACATGGCAGGAATAGTATATTCCCACCTCCAATGAGCGACGACGCTACCTTCGACAGGGAGAGCTTCTGGATAGCCACCAAGGCATCCACTTGTTCTAGTGTCCTATGCTTGATAAGATCCTGACGGAGCTTGGACGATACATAGGCAATTCCCTCATCGTCGACAGCTTGTCTAGCAGTAAACATGGTATTAGCGAGAGATCCTGTGTTACCGAGACAAACGGTGGCGGGTGGAATTCGGTCCGCGAAGAGGTTTGCGATATTGACGACGTTCATGATCATCATGGTGCGAGACGGCGAGACGTTCAGAGCCTTGGCCATTGTCCGTGACCACCAGGACAGGATGATATCGCTCTCACTCACGAAGGGCGCTTGGGCTGGTATGGACTTGTCGGTTATCGGTGAGACTCGCCAGGGTGGCCTCGCGCATTCGGTCCACGCATCGTCCTGGTATTCGGAATGTGTGCTGTTCATCTTTCCAGTATAACAGTATTTCAAAAAGTAagcgaaggaagaagaggatcaTAGCGGGCCAGGAGAGAAGGTGCTCATAATAAACGTAGTTCTTCGCAGCGGCCTTTTCGCTCCCTACTGCAGCGAACGGGTCTTGATCTATCGGAATACAACGAGGGATATCTTGATCTCTGCCACCTACAGCAGCTGCCCAGGCTTTAATGAATTCAGCCCGTGCCATGGCATCGAATAGTGTGTGTAAGTGGGTGATCGTGATGAGAGTGGCATCTTGGAACAGCACGACGTGGATATGTAACTGCGGAATATCAGAGTACATCCAGTCTGATAGCCAGCGAGGAGACTGCGGGTGACGCAGCAACGGCGCAAATTCTGCAGGAGAAGGATATAAATGTGTAGAATCATCCCCTGGTCGTGGCAGCTGCGAGCCCAATATATGGCTGGCAATGCCCATGCGGTGTTCAGCAGTCGTAAAGCGAAACGCCGGTCGCGACGCGTCATGGCACGTTGGGAGATGATACTCCAGATGATCACTGCGCTGTATCACTGTTTAAACCGTATTTTGCGGGTTAGATCTGTATATCACGTACATTGACCCGTAACCGAGCCCCGAGCTGCCTCCACTCTCCAGTGTCTATCAACCGGACCAGCCCTGCCTGGAGTTTGGATGGGTCCAGCACGTCGTTGAACTGCATGGTGAAGTCGAAACCAAGGTAACGAAGGAAGGGCGCATCGTCCCAGGCCCGTAGCGGAATGATCTTGTCGGTGGGCACCGTCTTGGGCTGCTTTCGCCATATTGATGAGAGAACCATGGCTCGTGGCGAGAAAGCAATTAGGTCGATTGAACTGGGTATAACATCGGTACTTACAATCAAACGAATATGAGGGCCGTGGTTGCTTAAATGCGAAGACCCGGGGATAGAGGTAGCACAGAATTAGCAGAGCCCGTGCTTCAAGACAAGACTCAGCTGCAGTTCGTAAAGGGGTCGGAGTATTTCGAAACCGATGCCCCTGCATATGATCATTTGATCAATAaatatcaatatccaagGGGAATAATGCCGGTAGTATTCATATCCCAACTGCTTCTTCCCATTATCCCTCTTCTAGCTCAGCCGGAAAAGGGCTTTGTACCACAGTAGCGACTCGACCTCGTCGCAATCCCGATTCTACTCACACCATTCAGCCCAAATCCAGTGACACAATGCATGAATGTGGATGCCTTGTTGGACTAGGACGTGCGCGCAGCATGACTTGTTCTATAGACATGATCCTATACGCAGGGCGTGACTTGCCGTCCTGGTGGAGTCAGGTAGTGTATGTCGCGAATTCTCGCCATTTGAAGAGTTCAGAATACGCCGTTATCTTTCTCCTCACTGGCCATCGTAGGAGCAAACCGTTCATCAGACCAAAAACCTCCAGGGTCTTCTGCAATGTCCGGATAGGAGTGTCACACCACCGGTATTCACAGCCAAGATACGGGGTTATTGGGGTTATTGCCGGTCCCGTATTTACTCGAGGGCAGCCAAAGGGGTCACGATGCAGGCAGAGTCGCACAAGGTAATTGACATAGCGCTGTGTCCCACCCTGGTGGAATGCTTGCCGGGACTTCGAACTACACGATATTGCCGCTGGCTTTAATCTCCAGCCCGAGTGCGTATACGCTGGCATGGGAGTGATTATCGTGGATGCATCAATACCGTTCGACCCTCATTGCTTTTATCTCGACGAGACAGAAACTTAACCTTTGAGCCGGCTGGGGAGGAGCTCTTCCATTACTTTCAAGTCAATGCTTCCATTTATAATGAGAGCCGCCCTTGCATGCCAAGTCCAATGGCGACTGAAAGCGCTTGGAATCGAGGCGCAGGCTGTCAGATTGGCCAGGTCGTGTTAGGCTGTTTGTCGCCCAATTTTCCCTCGTATTTCGCCAATCTCGTGCAAGGACCAGAATCCTGCAGGCATTCCAACAAGCTAGCAGCAGCGCCAGGCTGGATTGATGCTAGGATGGGGATGCTAATGGCTGGACTGGCTAGTGCTGGGGCCAGCTGAACTCCAAGGCTGAAGGCTCCACTCGTCTGCACGTTGTTAAAGCATTATTATTAAACCGTTTGCCTGTCGTGCACTTCCCCGTAGCTCTTTTGTTTCTGTCGCAGTGAGAAACGGGCGTTGTTCCTGTCCCTCTCCCTATCCAGCTCGCCTCCATACCCTAACCTACCGATCAACCACCTATTCATATCGCATCCAACAGTCCAGCAACAGAATAATATCCACGATGGCCCCCACACGGCCCCTCCTCACGCTCCTCCAGCGCGACTTCGACCCCGGCGCCCCCGCAGCCAGTTTCCGCGACGAATGGTCCACGCCCTCCAACTACGCATTCACCATCCTGCTGCTTATCGGCGGCGATCTCGTCAACCGCGCCCTGGCACAGTTAGTGGGAGGGTGGCTGACGCCTGTTGCTTTCTCATTTGGTGGGTATTTCTTTCTTGCCTACAAACATGCCTACCTTATAGGCGTGAGACTAACGATACAGGATGGGTCTCGTATGCAACGGCCGCCGTCTGCTCCGCACTAGGCGAGTACAGATTAATGCCGGACGCCGACACAGGATGCTCGCTGATAAACGGGAAGAACGGGTTCGTGCGCGGCAACAACAGCTGGGTGCTTGGGCGGATGATGCGCGACTACGACTACTGGATGGACCGCGCGATCCGGGAAAAGACAGACTCGCTCCTAGATGCGCGGTGGAAATTCGACCAGGCGCGCGAGACGGAGAAGTATCCCGATGAGGGCGTGACGGTGCCGCGGCCGAGTCAGGCGGGGCTGGTGGTTAGTATCTACAAGCCGAGTCGGACGGTGCGGCATGGGGTTCCGGGGCGGGATTTGCTGTTCTGGAGTGGACTGGCTGTGACGCTGGTGCAGCTGGGGATTGCGAGTATACCGAcggggctggatggggaCTGGGGGGTGTTGATGATTACGGGGGCTGCGACGGGGCTGTGCTATGTGACGGGGGCGTTGAGGCAGTGGAGCGTTGAGAAGTGGGCGTGTCGCAGTCTGGAtacgaggacgaagaagaattTTGTCCTGACGAGGGGCAATGGTGCGCAGCATGCCATTGCGATTGTGAGTGATGGGCatgggctggatctggaggatctggcgACGGGGTTCTCGATGATTGATAAACCGACGATTACGCTGTCGGCGCAGCTGGCGACTGTTGCGCTGGGGATTGCTTGGGTTGTCTTGCTGATTACGGCCTCTGCTGTCGATACTGGGTCCTGGTATCTGATTGCAGTGGGAGGGATTGGGATGCTGCAGAATATCTTTGTTGCTGGGTGGAAGAGAACCCCGGCGGCTTATGGGGTGCCACTCGACTTTGTAGAGGTTGTGGGCGAGGTCAAGGTCATGCAGACCCTGATGGAAGTCGAGAAGAAGTACGAGAAGCTGGGGAAGAGCATGCTGGGGACCTTCTTCCCTGGCGACCTGAGGGACAATGAGGTCAAGCAGTGGGATGATATTGCGGCACagtggaaggagaagaagcaggcAGACGACAGGAAGGGAAAGTAATCCTCATGAAccaatatctatattattttatgcCCTATTCAGTTGTAGGCTTGCTATCTACATGCTTTGCGTATCCTTTAC
Above is a window of Aspergillus puulaauensis MK2 DNA, chromosome 2, nearly complete sequence DNA encoding:
- a CDS encoding uncharacterized protein (COG:M;~EggNog:ENOG410Q2I7;~InterPro:IPR002110,IPR027417,IPR007111,IPR036770, IPR020683;~PFAM:PF13857,PF05729,PF12796,PF00023,PF13637, PF13606;~go_function: GO:0005515 - protein binding [Evidence IEA]); amino-acid sequence: MAQLDTPETTDLWAEAIRELDESDRALIWGHAANKLNVLDDVLESAREKERLSKQKRWVYRKRDGTKGELHDLFNRVVDKVAHFKKLGDSIAALDPTHLAIPWAAVGLGLQIAVNYFEHDSLAQEGLQVLVVLVPRYTVFENLYLGDDSQINKTLKAELVRMYSRALVFIAKLKTYYEKGIGKRVLKSVWTPVHLKQLIDEVRSQQTVVDDLGRLVDAERQRDAASRTQSQLKDANSRQVTLRKALEDFQDPIQEIHDGMVDLVRNLKVQEEAQILNWLSRVSYDKYHQSLRVNRMKGTGLWVFDQPQYKHWRTSAESSVLWLHGQPGTGKSTLMSLILDSVRANQAALQASRLAYIYCSRNAAARDDEPESLTRNIIKQLSRPGPGKPLRGAVVQKYQDMQEQRYGMEVLAFPDTRNLLMQMVEEGTTMIFVDAVDECTPAQQKELFQIVRCLLEPHDRRAVKILISSRPSLEISTQIRALDNSYTIDAGQNRGDIESFARLKANECAEDMKLRMIPVSSDFEARLARALIDGAQGMFLWIKLQADLLSDPTQTTFEEDALRRVREAPEELSGVYSSIYSRIQQGGRKMRETAVTMIHWLLCTAAPLGRGELRVALSRHIGSDISEEIIIQSCINLVMVDNDLNTFRFIHTSVKDFFEGKAEFSINSRNATAADVCLRELTQAVTIPPSLSLKRESLYCYSILYWVSHVEKAGPDRPSITIEDAIRDLCLADGGMQPWFTHWLEKLQLVCEILDWNDPFKDKVLQALSSPETSFFAGCAFGIVEVVARYRQIEPALFRAENAMGATGLHLACQYGHLAVAKELLNGRAEVDAKDKYEESALIRASCAGHDDIVEFLLSQGANAKIQGRRFGTALQAAALHGHLGIVRRLIRRGVDIEAEGGQFGTALQAASVRGHLQVVKELLASGADINAPGGAYETIYETAPTAAIAEGVRTTVKYILDTQQEANYRRFRSRETRDEDTVQLSLDRTLDMNLKKSGFGPAIHSASRAGHKEVVDELISSRLLDVNSEGGRYGSCLQAAAVSGSVSIAATLLKAGADVNSQNGTYGTPLAAACRRSHYSLAEFLVGNGAGVNIEAGAYGTPLQAAARSGNCDIVRLLLDNGANPNLVAGMYATPLQAAARDGFLEIIKLCLDRGADTNIEGGSFGTALQAASGAGHLDAVKPLLENGAQVGNALQVACLGGHRDVVECLLTHGANIESDARGFRTPIEAAAAGNHLDLLSFLVQKSEGLEYPRQALNAALERAAESGDEPLTRTLLERGADPQNGMEYGMSHLCNMLSETKGRANSRALYQCPLERAARNGHESVFQLLLSRVNRSNSCPEIPSALESAAEYGHINIVQILLHDEIGPEDQSDALSAATRGGHDNIVRLLVGSGARATPDTVIAACRQGNPEILNFLLTEAESYLSAETTGPALLHAALQGNCDMVEILIQYGTDVNALTNYSDFEPYIYHGSLKSPSRSPGVDAAASDHDSPSLREEREDISQGESDSESADNFSTDHLSDSSSEISNTEGLEHQGASNEDINDDFANQETNTESESVDDGDAEDSDASASSFDSVGYFVPTEKSQYRKPGSRLGITALHGAIFAGHEPVARILLEHNASFTVKGLRVPFVLQMAALFGRVSIVKTLVDMRAGVNEVSGRYGTALQAAAFGGSKEVVRILLESNADVNQESGRFGTALQAAASQRHEAVVQHLLDAGADVQREGGTPKTNLSERERRLGLASIHTLFERQPLRWQNGLFGTSLQAAANAGSVEIVRLLLDRGADIGVTDVYGQTPLHHAACQGHEAVVALLLQRGANPNSEDRQGRSSIIMAASNGWKSVLARLGGAGASPISTNKACSPALHHAASNGHVTVLEQLLAQGYDIDLKNRRGETPLMMAAEKGRTSAVRFLLDKGSDFKRRDDNGDTAIERAVLEARSAVVRLFLARGLDPNERDDDGPCLLHIATSNIYDDRRFFRPGSAELQVLYALANHPGIQLELRDGEGATALHRAAGMWNPWMLAILVDSGADIEARDAEGLTPLHYCACSPRQTPPTPIAALQYLVSKGADINARSNNGENVRMRARRCLGDSRLDEKTDQYLAGLGLQRPSDEADSSEDERSSSSAASVSGTPRRFSDSAIISRGAAALQRAAMMNIKTLLNS
- a CDS encoding uncharacterized protein (COG:S;~EggNog:ENOG410PKYW) yields the protein MAKALNVSPSRTMMIMNVVNIANLFADRIPPATVCLGNTGSLANTMFTARQAVDDEGIAYVSSKLRQDLIKHRTLEQVDALVAIQKLSLSKVASSLIGGGNILFLPCSNHHKGRYFEADFSAALGRQGQDGSHIRGRPSFVNDAYYCSGYPTRNFLRVLGKNANGDWWLACNTRAGAWSGIQKELLALVEYSEC
- a CDS encoding uncharacterized protein (COG:S;~EggNog:ENOG410PKYW;~InterPro:IPR023213;~TransMembrane:1 (o230-251i)) translates to MVLSSIWRKQPKTVPTDKIIPLRAWDDAPFLRYLGFDFTMQFNDVLDPSKLQAGLVRLIDTGEWRQLGARLRVNRSDHLEYHLPTCHDASRPAFRFTTAEHRMGIASHILGSQLPRPGDDSTHLYPSPAEFAPLLRHPQSPRWLSDWMYSDIPQLHIHVVLFQDATLITITHLHTLFDAMARAEFIKAWAAAVGGRDQDIPRCIPIDQDPFAAVGSEKAAAKNYVYYEHLLSWPAMILFFLRLLFEILLYWKDEQHTFRIPGRCVDRMREATLASLTDNRQVHTSPSALRE
- a CDS encoding uncharacterized protein (COG:S;~EggNog:ENOG410PIQV;~TransMembrane:6 (i34-52o58-80i184-204o210-229i290-312o318-337i)) gives rise to the protein MAPTRPLLTLLQRDFDPGAPAASFRDEWSTPSNYAFTILLLIGGDLVNRALAQLVGGWLTPVAFSFGWVSYATAAVCSALGEYRLMPDADTGCSLINGKNGFVRGNNSWVLGRMMRDYDYWMDRAIREKTDSLLDARWKFDQARETEKYPDEGVTVPRPSQAGLVVSIYKPSRTVRHGVPGRDLLFWSGLAVTLVQLGIASIPTGLDGDWGVLMITGAATGLCYVTGALRQWSVEKWACRSLDTRTKKNFVLTRGNGAQHAIAIVSDGHGLDLEDLATGFSMIDKPTITLSAQLATVALGIAWVVLLITASAVDTGSWYLIAVGGIGMLQNIFVAGWKRTPAAYGVPLDFVEVVGEVKVMQTLMEVEKKYEKLGKSMLGTFFPGDLRDNEVKQWDDIAAQWKEKKQADDRKGK